TGTTTTTGCAAGTTTTCCGCTAATTTCTCAGGGTTAACTTGAACAAAAGCGTAGAAGAATGTGAAAGCGACGATCAGTACAGTATAAATAATTGCACCTGGAACGGTATTGTAACTAAAAATCTGTGTCATTACATCATACCAACCTTCACCAGCATAGCTTTTAGAGAAGGCTTGTAAAACAGCATTCGGCGTTGCAATCAATGAACTTGCAAAGATAACTGGGATAACCCCTGCAGCATTTACTTTTAACGGTAAATAACTACTAGTTGGCGCACCAGAAACACGTTTTGTATATTGGATTGGAATTTTTCGTTCTGCTTGCTGGAAAAATGTTACTAATGTAACAACAGCTAAAATTGCAATAATCAAAATCACAATAAAAATCACAGATTGCCAAATTCTAGAAGATTCAATATTGATAAAGTAATCCTCAGTGATTTCTTTGATACCTTCTGGTAAGCGAGAAATAATCCCCGCAAAGATAATCATTGAAACCCCATTTCCGATCCCTTTTTCAGTAATTTGTTCCCCTAACCAAGTAACAAACATTGTTCCACCAGTTAAAATCACAGCAATCATTGCATAGGTGCTCATATTAGGATTTTTTACGATCCCAACTGAACTTAATTGTTGAAATCCAGCAGTAATCCCAACAGATTGGGCAATACCTAAGAAAATCGTTAGGTATCTTGTCGCTTGATTCAATTTTTTACGTCCAACTTCACCTTGCTTTGACCATTCTACAAATTTAGGAACGATGTCCATTTGTAATAGTTGGATAATGATCGATGCTGTAATGTATGGCGAAACTCCCATCGAGAAGATAGAGAAGTTTTGCATCGCACTACCACTGACCATATTCAACATGTTTAAAAATGGTAAATTGCTTAAGTCTTGCAAACCTTTTGCATTTACGCCAGGTACAGTTATATGTGCACCTAAACGAAATACAAAAAGAATGAATACAGTAAACAAAATTTTTGATCTAATGTCTTTGACTTTAAAAGCATCTTTTAATAGTTTAAACATTAGATCACCTCGATTGATCCACCAGCTGCAACAATTGCTTCTTCTGCTGCTTTAGAGAATTTAGCTGCTTTCACAGTTAATTTTTTAGTTGTTAATTCACCATTGGCAAGAACTTTGATTCCAGCTTTTTCGTTTTTCACGATTCCAGCTTCGATCAAGCCTGCAGGTGTTACTTCAGTTCCATCTTCGAAACGATTTAAGACATCTAAGTTGATGACTGCATAATCTTTACGGTTGATGTTCGTGAAGCCGCGTTTTGGTAAACGACGGAATAATGGAGTTTGACCCCCTTCGAATCCTAGTCTTACACCACCGCCTGAACGAGCTTTTTGACCTTTTTGACCGCGTCCAGCAGTTTTACCATTACCAGATGAAGTACCACGTCCAACACGGTTACGTACTTGGCGTGAACCTTCAGCAGGTTGTAATTCATGAAGTTTCATTGGTTTGGCACCTCCTTAACAATGTACTATTGTAAATTAAACTTCTTCAACGTCCACTAAATGTGACACAGTGTTGATCATACCTTTGATTGCTTCGTTCGCAGGTTTCACAACAGAGCTGTTTAGTTTACCTAAACCTAGTGCTTTAACTGTATCTTTTTGGTTTTGAGGACGTCCGATAACGCTGCGTTTTAATGTAACTTTTAATTCAGCCATTATTTTGTCCTCCTTATCCTAAGATTTCTTCTACAGATTTACCGCGAAGTGCTGCCACTTCTTCGGCACGTTTTAATTGTTTTAACCCTTCAACTGTTGCGCGAACAACGTTGATTGGTGTATTTGAACCTAATGATTTTGATGTAATATCTGCTACACCAGCTAATTCCAATACGGCACGAACTGGTCCACCAGCGGCTACCCCAGAACCTTCTACTGCAGGTTTCATAAGGATACGGCCACCACCAAATACCCCGATCACTTCGTGAGGGATACTAGAACCAACCATAGGCACTTCAACTAAGTTTTTCTTCGCGTCTTCGATTGCTTTACGGATTGCTTCTGGCACTTCTTGTGCTTTACCAGTCCCAAAGCCAACGTGACCGTTTTTATCTCCCACAACAACTAGTGCCGCAAAGCGTAGACGACGTCCACCTTTAACAACTTTAGTTACACGGTTGATAGAAACCACGCGGTCTTCTAATTCCAAGTGTTTTGGATCAATATAAACCATGAATGGTGTTCCTCCTTCTCCTAAAATTCTAGTCCATTTTCACGCGCTGCTTCAGCTAAAGCTTGCACGCGGCCATGGTAAAGGTATCCACCACGGTCAAAGACTACTACTTTAACGCCTTTTTCAGCGGCACGTTCAGCGATTAATTTACCAACAGCTGCGGCTGTTTCTGTTTTGTTTCCACCTGAAATTTCTTTATCTAAGGCAGAGGCACTTGCTAGCGTTACACCCGCTACGTCATCAATGATTTGCGCGTAGATGTTTTTGTTAGAACGGAATACGTTCAAGCGTGGGCACTCAGCAGTACCAGAGATTTTGTTACGTACACGACGATGTCTCTTTTGACGTGTTTTGTTTTTATCTGGTTTTGTAATCACAATTGTCACCTCTTTATATTTGCTAGCTATTAAGCTGCGATAGACAACGGATCGTTATTTTCCAAACGTAGTTGAAAAATAACTCTCAAGTTGCTATTATTTACCAGTTTTACCTTCTTTACGACGTACGAATTCGCCAACATAACGGATTCCTTTGCCTTTATAAGGTTCTGGAGGACGAGTACCACGAATATTTGCTGCTAATTCACCAACGTGTTCTTTGTTAGCGCCTTTAACAATAACTTGTGTATTCGAAGGTACTTCTACAGTTACACCAGCTGGTGGTGTGATTTCTACTGGATGAGAATACCCAACGTTAAGAACTAATGTAGTCCCTTGCATTTGAGCACGGTACCCAACCCCGATAAGTTCAAGACCTTTTTCAAAGCCTGTACTTACACCAACAACCATGTTGTTGAAGTTCGCACGAGTTGTTCCGTGGATTGTTTTCATGTCTTTGCTATCATTTGGACGAGTGAATGTTACTTCGTTTCCTTCGATATTCATTGTGATATCAGCAGAAAATTCACGTGTTAATTCACCTTTAGGTCCTTTTACAGTAATGTTGTTTCCTTCTTGTTTGACTTCGACGCCAGCAGGAAGTACAACGATTTTATTACCAATACGGCTCACTTAGAGACACCTCCTTGTGTGTTTTTTTAAATTACCATACGTAGGCGATTACTTCGCCGCCGATGTTTTTAGCTCTTGCTTCTTTATCAGTTACAACACCTTCAGAAGTAGAGATAATCGCGATTCCTAGACCATTCAATACTTTAGGTACTTCGTCAGATTTGACATAAGCACGTAAACCTGGTTTAGAAATACGTTTTAAGTTTGTGATAACACGTTCTTCGTTTTTACCGTATTTAAGGAAAACACGAATCACGCCTTGTTTGTCATCTTCGATATATTCTACATCGCGTACGAAACCTTCACGTTTCAGGATTTCAGCGATATCACGTTTGATTTTTGACGCAGGCACTTCTAAGCTTTCATGTTTAACCATGTTTGCATTACGAATGCGCGTTAGAAAATCTGCAATTGGATCTGTCATGACCATTGAACTATTTACCTCCTTTATGCGAGTTTACTTGTTTACCAGCTAGCTTTCTTCACGCCGGGAATTTGACCTTTATAGGCAAGTTCGCGGAAGCAAATACGGCAAAGATGAAATTTACGATAAACTGAATGTGGACGTCCGCAACGTTCACAACGAGTATATGCTTGTGTTGAATGTTTTGCAGGGCGTTTGTTTTTAGCAATCATTGATTTTTTAGCCACGTAGTTCGCCTCCTTTTATTATTTTTGGAATGGCATACCTAATTGTGCCAACAATTCACGAGATTCTTCATCTGTGTTTGCTGTTGTTACAATAACGATGTCCATACCGCGTACTTTATCTACTAAATCATAATCAACTTCTGGGAAGATTAATTGTTCTTTAACACCTAAAGTATAGTTACCACGTCCGTCAAAGGCTTTTTTGCTTACTCCGTGGAAGTCACGTACACGAGGTAGAGAAACAGATACTAATTTATCTAAAAATTCGTACATTCTTTCTCCGCGTAAAGTAACTTTCGCACCGATTGGCATTCCTTCACGTAAACGGAAACCAGCGATTGATTTCTTAGCTTTAGTGATCAATGGTTTTTGACCTGTGATCAATGCTAATTCTTCAACTGCTTTATCTAAATTTTTTGCGTTTGAAACAGCGTCACCCACACCCATGTTAATAACGATCTTATCAACTTTTGGCGTTTGCATAACTGAACTATAATTAAATTTTTCCACTAATGATGGAGTAATTTCTTTAATATACTTTTCTTTCAGGCGGTTCATTTAGTAAGCCCCTCCTTCCTTTTAATCTATTTATCTAAGACTTCACCGGTTTTTTTAGAAACACGGACTTTTTTACCATCGACTTCTTTGTAACCTACACGACCAGCTACACCTGTTCCGTCAATCACCATTACATTAGAAACATGAATCGGCGCTTCGACTTCTAGGATTCCGCCTTGCGGCGCTGCTTGATTTGGTTTTTGGTGTTTTTTCATGATGTTAACACCTTCAACGATGACTTTGTCTTTTTTAGGAAACGCTGCTAATACAACGCCTTCTTTATTTTTGTCTTTGCCAGTGATAATTTTCACTTTATCGCCTTTTTTAACAAACATTACTGTTTCGCACCTCCTTTGATACGTGTCCTGATTATAATACTTCTGGTGCTAGAGAAACGATCTTCATGAAGTTGTTTTCACGTAATTCACGTGCAACAGGACCGAAGATACGAGTTCCACGCGGGCTCTTATCATCACGAATAATTACAGCAGCATTTTCATCAAATTTAATGTATGAACCGTCTGTACGACGAGCTCCTGATTTAGTACGAACGATAACGGCTTTTACGACTTCACCTTTTTTGACAACCCCACCTGGCGTTGCATGTTTAACCGTAGCAACAATCACGTCACCAATATTAGCAGTTTTACGTCCAGAACCACCTAGTACTTTAATCGTTAAGATTTCACGAGCACCTGAGTTATCTGCGACTTTTAATCGGCTTTCTTGTTGGATCACGATGTGTATCCCCCTTTCAGATTTTATGTTTCAATCTATATAGGAAAATCTCGTTTTTATTAGATAATAACTGCTTCTTCGACTACCTCTAGTAAACGGAAACGTTTTGTAGCTGATAATGGACGAGTTTCCATGATTCTTACGATGTCTCCAACTTTTGCAGTGTTGTTTTCATCATGAGCTTTGTATTTCTTAGAATATTTCATACGTTTACCATAAATAGGATGGTTTTTCTTTGTTTCTACGACAACTGTGATAGTTTTATCCATTTTGTCTGAAACAACACGACCTTGGTAAACTTTGCGTTGATTTCTTTCTTCAGTCATACGCGTTTGGCCTCCTTCCACTATTAGTTAGCTTGTTCACGCAATACTGTTTTGATGCGTGCAATCGATTGACGTACTTCTTGAATACGTGCAGTGTTTTCTAATTGACCTGTTGCTAGTTGGAATCTAAGATTAAATAATTCTTCTTTGAATTGCTTTTCTTTTTCAAGCATTTCGGCAGTGGTTAATTCTCTGATTTCTTTAACCTTCATTCGATTCACCACCCATTTCCTCACGTTTTACAATTTTGGTTTTCACCGGTAATTTGTGGGATGCAAGACGAAGTGCTTCACGAGCTACTTCTTCAGGTACGCCTGCGATTTCAAACATGATCTTACCACGTTTAACTGGTGATACCCAGCCTTCAGGTGCCCCTTTACCTTTACCCATACGAACACCGATAGCTTTACTTGTATATGATTTATGAGGGAAAATTTTAATCCATACTTTCCCGCCACGTTTCATATAACGAGTCATAGCAATACGGGCAGCTTCGATTTGACGGTTAGTAATCCAGTGAGATTCAGTTGCTTGTAAACCCCATTCACCAAATGCTACTTCTTTTCCGCCTTTGGCTTCACCACGCATTTTACCTCTAAATTCACGACGGTGTTTCACACGTTTAGGTACTAACATGATTATTTCCCTCCTTTCTCAGTGTTTTTTTTCGTTGGAAGAATTTCTCCACGGTAAATCCACACTTTAACTCCTAATTTTCCGTAAGTTGTGTCTGCTTCTTCCCATGCGTAATCAATATCAGCACGCAAAGTGTGAAGTGGAACTGTACCTTCAGAGTAACCTTCTGAACGAGCAATATCAGCACCGTTTAAACGACCTGATACTTGTGTTTTGATACCTTTAGCGCCTGAACGCATAGTGCGTTGGATCGCTTGTTTTTGAGCACGACGGAACGCAACACGGTTTTCTAATTGACGTGCAATTCCTTCGCCTACTAATTTTGCATCTAAATCTGGTTTTTTGATTTCAATGATGTTGATATGAACTCTTTTACCAGTCAATGAATTTAATGATTTTCTTAGGTTTTCGACTTCAGATCCGCCTTTACCGATAACCATACCTGGTTTAGCTGTGTGGATTGAAATATTCACACGATTTGCAGCGCGCTCGATCTCAATTGTAGACACAGCGGCATCAGCAAGTTTTGTCGCGATAAATTTACGGATTCTTAAATCTTCGTGCAAGAACTCAGCATACTCTTTTTCAGCATACCATTTTGCATCCCAGTCGCGGATGATGCCTACACGCATTCCTATTGGATGTACTTTTTGACCCACTGATTGTCCCTCCTCTTAATCTTTTAAGGTTCGGTAGTCACTATCTTTTAATACTCAGTATCAAAGATAATGATCCTCCTCTTATTAAGTGACGTCTGTTTAAAAACAGAATTATTTTTCTGATACGACTACTGTAAGATGACTTGTACGTTTGTTAATTGGTGATGCTGAACCTTTTGCACGTGGACGGAAGCGTTTCATTGTTGGTCCTTCGTTAACAAATGCTTCAGATACTACTAAGTTTTCAACGTCTAAGTCAAAGTTATTTTCTGCGTTAGCAACTGCTGACATTAAAACTTTTTCAATGATTCCAGCAGATTTGTTTGGCATGAATTTCAAAATTGAAATTGCATCCGCAACGCTTTTACCTCTGATAAGATCGATTACTAAACGGGCTTTACGAGGTGAAGTGCGAACTGTTTTAGCAGTTGCCTTAGCTGATGTAATTTGTTCTGACATTTGCATTTCCTCCCCTCAAAATTAACGTCTAGTTTTCTTATCGTCAGCTCCGTGGCCACGATAAGTTCTAGTTGGTGCAAATTCACCTAATTTATGTCCTACCATGTCTTCTTGAATGTATACTGGAACGTGTTTACGTCCATCATATACGGCAATTGTAAATCCAACGAATGTTGGAAAAATTGTAGAACGGCGAGACCAAGTTTTAATTACTTTCTTCTTTTCGGCACCTTGTTGAGCTTCAACTTTTTTCATTAAATGCTCATCAGCGAAAGGTCCTTTTTTCAAACTACGACCCATGGTGAACCTCCTCTCAAAATGTACGACACATGGTCAAAAAAATTATTTAGTACGACGACGAACGATAAATTTGTCGGATTTAGCTCTTTTATTACGAGTTTTCAAGCCGATAGCTGGTTGACCCCAAGGTGATACTGGAGCTTTACGTCCAATCGGTTGTTTACCTTCACCACCACCGTGTGGGTGATCATTCGGGTTCATTACGCTACCACGAACTGTTGGGCGTTTACGCATCCAACGAGAGCGGCCAGCTTTACCAATGTTGATTAATTCGTGTTGTTCGTTACCAACAGCACCGATAGTTGCACGGCAAGTTGCTAAGATCATACGAACTTCGCCTGAGTTCAAACGAATCAATACGTATTTGCCTTCTTTACCAAGTACTTGTGCACTTGTTCCAGCAGAACGAATCAATTGACCGCCTTTACCAGGTTTCATTTCAATGTTGTGGACAACAGTACCGACTGGAATGTTTTCCAATGGTAATGCGTTCCCTACTTTAATATCTGCATCAGTACCAGAAACAAGGCGCATGCCTACTTCCAATCCTTTTGGTGCTAGAATGTATGCTTTGATTCCATCTTCGTAATGTACTAACGCGATGTTAGCAGAACGGTTTGGATCATACTCGATAGTTTTGACAACCGCTACAACGTTATCTTTATTACGTTTGAAGTCGATCATACGGTATTGACGTTTGTGACCGCCACCTTGATGACGAACTGTAATACGACCATTGTTGTTACGACCGGCATGGTTTTTTAATGGCGCCAACAACGTTTTTTCAGGTGTTGATGTCGTGATTTCAGCAAAATCAGATGCTGTCATATTACGACGGCCATTTGTGGTAGGTTTATACTTTTTAATCGCCACGTCTTTTTCCCTCCCATTTAATAGTTAACATGGACTGCTTATTCAGCAGCATCGAAAATTTGAATTTCTTTTGAATCATCTGTTAATGTCACAACAGCTTTGCGACGTTTTTTTGTGTAACCAGCGTGTTTGCCCATACGTTTAAATTTAGGGCGCACGTTAATGATGTTTACGTTTTTAACTTTAACATCAAATGCTGCTACAACAGCTTGTTTTACTAAAGTTTTGTTCGCGCGAGTGTCCACTTCGAAAGTGTATTTCTTTTCGTCCATAGCAAGCATGGATTTTTCAGTGATCACTGGGCGTTTGATTACGTCTAGTAAGTTCATTATGCAAGCACCTCCTCAATTTGAGTAAGAGCAGTTTGTGTTGCCAATACTTTAGTATTAGAAACGATATCTAAAACACTTACGTTATCAGAAGTTACTACAGAAACGTTTGGTAGATTACGTGCAGACAACGCTGCAAAATCATTTCCTGTTTCTAAAACAACTAATACTTTCGCATCAATAGATAAGTTTGATAAAACTTGTTTGAATTCTTTTGTTTTTGGAGCATCAAAGCCTAACGCTTCAACTGCTACCAAGTTGTTTTCAGCAACTTTATCTGACAATACAGATTTCATTGCTAAACGACGAACTTTTTTAGGAAGTTTGTAGCTGTAAGAACGTGGTGTTGGTCCGAAGACTACGCCACCTCCACGCCATTGTGGTGAACGAATTGAACCTTGACGAGCACGACCAGTTCCTTTTTGACGCCATGGTTTGCGACCACCGCCACGAACTTCTCCGCGGTGTTTTACTGAGTGTGTACCTTGTCTTAATGAAGCACGTTGCATGATGATTGCATCGTAGACAACTGATTCATTAGGTTCGATTCCGAAAATCTCTTCGTTTAAAGTGATTTCACCATTTTGAGTTCCATCTTGTTTAAATAATGCTACATTCGGCATTCCTTAGTTCCTCCTTTCCCTACGCTTATTTAGCTTTCACAGCTGATTTGATTGTGATTAATGATTTTTTTGCTCCAGGAATGTTCCCTTTGATCATGATTACATTTCTTTCAGCGTCCACTTTAACAATTTCAAGGTTTTGAATTGTTACGCGGTTACCACCCATACGGCCGGCAAGTTTTTTATTTTTAAATACACGGTTAGGTGCAACTGGACCCATTGACCCAGGACGACGGTGGTAACGTGAACCGTGACTCATTGGTCCGCGGCTTTGTCCGTGACGTTTGATAACGCCTTGGAATCCTTTACCTTTCGAAGTTCCTGTAACATCAATAATGTCTCCTGCTTGGAAAACATCTACCTTAATTTCTTTACCTACTTCATATTCTCCTAGCTCAACATTTTTGAATTCCTTAATGAAGCGCTTAGGAGCCGTGTTTGCTTTTGCAACATGACCTTTCGCAGGTTTGTTTGATAAAACTTCACGTTTGTCTTGGTAACCGATTTGGATAGCTTCGTATCCGTCAGTCGCAACAGTTTTTACTTGTAAAACTACGTTTGGCGTAGCTTCAACTACTGTTACTGGAATTAATTCACCAGACTCAGTAAAGATTTGTGTCATTCCCACTTTTTTCCCTAAGATTCCTTTGGTCATGAGTACACCTCCATTGTCTTGATTTTATAGTTTGATTTCAATATTCACACCAGATGGTAAGTCAAGCTTCATTAAAGCATCAACTGTTTTTGGTGTTGGGTTCACAATGTCGATTAGACGTTTGTGCGTACGCATTTCGAATTGTTCGCGTGAATCTTTGTATTTATGAGTCGCACGAATAACTGTGTAAAGTGAGCGTTCTGTTGGTAATGGAATTGGTCCTGACACGTCAGCTCCAGTTCTTTTTGCTGTTTCCACAATTTTATCCGCTGATTGATCCAAAATACGGTGTTCATACGCTTTTAAACGGATACGAATTTTTTGTTTTGCCATCTTGTTCCCTCCTTCGCCTATTTTGAAAGTAGACATAGCTCCACGAAAATTTTTCCGTCACGCTCGTTCGTGGCAAAGCGTCCGGGCGTGTCGCAACCTCTCGTTTCTTAGCCGGTAGATCAAAAGCTTGATTTACCTATGCTTTTACACTTCTGTAAATAGCACCTTTGTAATTATATTATAGAAACATAGTAATAGCAAGGATTTTTTCAGAAAAAGATGACTTTTTTCCTGTAACCATTTTCTTGAAGAGTATTTTCTCTTTTATTGATTCATTCGATCAACAGCTTTACTCTTTATTATAGAAGGAAAATATTCTATGTACATTTTTGATCGAACCATATTTTGCACTTTCAGACAAAAAAGATGAGAGTGGAACCTCACTTTTTGAGTCAGGTTCCAATCTCATGCAATTCGGATCAATGGTGAACACCAGGTCAACCTCTTCTTATGCTTTTATTTCAACTCAAGCTTTTATCTCACCACACTATCCTTTTACTGCACGTCACTAATAATCTGTTCAATGTTCATATACTGGAAATCCTCTGGTTTTATAAAGACGATTTTTGACGTACATTTTTGTTGATCAATAATTTCCTGGATTTTTTCTTTGTATCGTGCAACTTGTGGTGTTAAAAGCAACACATCATAATCTTTGAATTCCAGTTTTTCCTGCACGCGGCTTACAGGTGCATAATCAATCACGTAATCCAAATGCTTTTTTCTAAGCGTTTCAAGTATTTTAGATACC
The Enterococcus silesiacus DNA segment above includes these coding regions:
- a CDS encoding 50S ribosomal protein L3, producing MTKGILGKKVGMTQIFTESGELIPVTVVEATPNVVLQVKTVATDGYEAIQIGYQDKREVLSNKPAKGHVAKANTAPKRFIKEFKNVELGEYEVGKEIKVDVFQAGDIIDVTGTSKGKGFQGVIKRHGQSRGPMSHGSRYHRRPGSMGPVAPNRVFKNKKLAGRMGGNRVTIQNLEIVKVDAERNVIMIKGNIPGAKKSLITIKSAVKAK
- a CDS encoding 30S ribosomal protein S10 is translated as MAKQKIRIRLKAYEHRILDQSADKIVETAKRTGADVSGPIPLPTERSLYTVIRATHKYKDSREQFEMRTHKRLIDIVNPTPKTVDALMKLDLPSGVNIEIKL
- a CDS encoding PTS cellobiose transporter subunit IIC, whose amino-acid sequence is MEKNILIICEAGISASLLVSKILETLRKKHLDYVIDYAPVSRVQEKLEFKDYDVLLLTPQVARYKEKIQEIIDQQKCTSKIVFIKPEDFQYMNIEQIISDVQ